The stretch of DNA CTGCTGAATTTAGGGAAAATTTCTATCGTATACCTTGCTAAAAGGAAATTCTTTATTTCAAAGAGGATCAGGCATATAAATAGTAATTGTCAATTCTATCATTTGACGCAGGAGAACTTTAAAATACCTTATTCATTCAGCTTTGTTCTGGCCTAGTAGGTATATTATGATGGGCTGTAGATGTACATAGAGATAGAGCCTATATTTCAAGTTCCTGAAACTCTCCAAGTagcatttcctcatctgtgaggcAAGAGGGTTGCCCTGATGCACTACTCCAAAACCCTGACAGAGAAGCCGTGTACTTTGAAGACGTCAGTTCCAACTCTTACCACCAGATGTCACTGTTGCTCATCAAAAATAGGTaacttctgggggtgcctgggtggctcaggtcatgatctcagggtcctgggatcaagtcccacactgggctctctgctcagcagggagcctgcttcctcctctcactctgtctgccactctgcctgcctctctgcctacttgtgatctctgtctgtcaaataaacaaataaaaaaaaaataggtaacttCTGGGAACTGACTcatatgtaaaaaaacaaaacctatttattcccattaaacaaatatttattgaacatttatatGAGACAGGCACTAATGCCAGGTGCTCTGAATGAAAAGGATCATCATGGCCTCAAAGATACtaaaggagaggggcgcctgggtggctcagtgggttaagcctctcggggtcctgggatcgaggcctgtatctggctctctgctcagcagggagcctgcttcccttcctctctctctctgcctgcctctctccctacttgtgatctctgtcaaataaataaataaaatccttaaaaaaaaaatactaaaggagACATGGAAGCAATCACACATCAATGCCCCAATAACACAGAAATATTAAGCCAAGGAatcaaactgaaaatcaacatACCACCTCTTTAAGGTACAACATTGCTTCCTGAGGGGTACTTATCTCTGATTCCAACCCTGGGTTAAGTGCCtcacctccccccctcccccaacacacaccacGCTGGATGTTACTGCTGCTACCTCTCCCTAGCATTCAACAGGCTTTTTATAACCACTTAATGGCGGCCTTCCCTGCCGGACTTTCCCAAACTTACCACTGTACCAATGGGCGCAGCAGTCATTTGTAGAGTTTCCTTCCTCATCAGGTGCTGTGCTAAGATCTTCACAGTAACCACTGCATTTTACCATCCCTCTCAGCCACTAATATTGCCCCCATCTTACAAATGATGAAACCATGGCTACTTGGGTAATAGGTGATAGAGCTGTGAACCCAGGACTGACTTAATAACATGTACTATCACACCCACCTAAGCCGCTTTTAAGAACTTCATTATCTGATGGCAATCCCTTCATCCAGCTAATTTACCACTCTCTTCCTTGAATGAGCAACCCCACCTTTAATTACATAATGCTCAGTACCCAACACTTGGCTTTTGTTTGCCCTATCCTCTGGCAATGGTCCAGGCCAACTTCTCTCAAATGAGTATTTATTTGGTTTAACAAATCAGTAATATACTCAACTGTTAGaacaaattcctgaaaattgttcCCAAATTTGTTCTACAGAAGGCTTATCCTTCGTGAAACAATTGCTAGGACTGCCTACCAGGATCTCCTATCAGGTCTATTGGAACCTGAGAAAATAGTTCCTagtaatagtttttatttttaaagcatttttcagACTCATATAATGACCTATAAGCTATATAGGACTGTAGAAATTACCTAGCTCACCTTCTCATTTTATACCTAAGATTGAGAAAACTCGGATTTAATCCAAGTTTAAGATTCAGTGGTGAGTCAAGACCATGCTGTAACCTCTTGCCtaactttattaatttatgaTAACTGCAGCCTCTCAGTTTCACAAAGTCCATCATTTCTAATACCTATTGGCATCTACGACTTGACTGCCCAGGTTCCAGTCCCAAACCTATAACCCTCTCTAGCTTTGTGACCCTGGGTTAGATATTTACACTCATGCCTCAGtcttctcctctgtcaaataaggatAATTCCTACCTCTTAGGATTGTTAGTAAATCTAAATGACATTATGCAtgaaaagcacttagaatagtgtgtggcacatagtaaatactcaaCAGATATTAATGATTATTCCTGTTTgataaatatgctttaaccatAGTTCCTACCAAAGgtataaaacattcttttttcttggaACTTAATCCTTGTGTTACTAAGgaatgactgatttttttccaaattgaaataaatataagGCATTTGATGTGTTCACCTTCTTTACTAACACTACATTTACCATGTTATCACCATGGAATGTAAATTTAAGTTAGACAAGAAAATTTCACAAATGTAATAAAGCATTCTGGAGTATACCAAAGTTTGTGTATTATGTCTGACCAAACTACCTTGTGAGTAAATCATCAATCACTTCAACTGTAGGTAATTTGTTAACATTTATGATtcttacagagaaaataaataagcttcatacatttaaaaaagtgtttttcacTTAACCTTTGCATTAGtacttaaaatacacatttcaacatttaaaaattattctaatacAACAGCAGCATAAATATAACTCTGCAGTTACAAAAAAAGCTAAACTGGGATCCACAGTTAGGTTATTCTCATGTTTACAACTATGattctgaaataaatattacTACTAAACAGCTCCTTATCAGCTTTTTAGGTTTAGTTTAAATAAACGTATTTTAGGTTGTTGGGAAGCTTACTATATTCCATGCACTGTTCTGAAAGGATTAAGAGCCAACCAGTCCTAAAAACTGAAGTACCCAATCAATCTGCAAAATAGACAGAAAAAAGTTAAATGGGATTCCTACATAACATCAAAACCATGTTTTGATACTAGAATCAAATCACAACTAGGAGTACTTCAGGACTGGCACACTGTCCTCTTTCTAACTGATTTTATCATAAGAGTTTAAGGAGGAGCATATTTTACCACTGTCCAGTCCATTTAAAAGTGacatgtttcttcttttgtgctAATGTGACTCCCCTGAATGACCTAGCTAGTTGACTGGTCACTAGTAATCTGGTAACCAGGCAAATCAAGCCTGCAAGAAAGGAAGCCAATACTTAAACTACCATATTATCTGACCCAttcaaatgatttattttcaacataaacaTATAAACTCAATATGAAATTCCTAACTAAAGCaaacaccaccaacaaaacaGAGACAGGTTCTCTTCTTCTAAGGTTTAGGCTTTGCCCAGAATTCCTTATACATGGAATACCCcatacctaaagaaaaaaaacaaaaaaatcagtagttaaacatttaatattttccatGATATTAAGAAAACGGAAAACAGTTCATAAAATAGCTAAAAGTAGCACCTTGCTACCATGCAATATTTACAAGGGGAACAAGACCCCAGGCTGTTTATACTCTTGCCTTTacatttctgaaattctttttatataggTTCCCAGTAGCTCGAGGTTCTTGTGTCTACTTCAGACTACtgaaatacttgttttaaaagaacaattaggggcgcctgggtggctcagtgggttaagcctctgccttcagctcaggtcatgatcccagggtcctgggatcgagccccacatcgggctctctgctcagccaggagcctacttcctcctctctctctgcctgcctctctgcctgtcaaataaataaataaacaatcttaaaaaaaaaaaaaaagaacaattaatatTTATCTTAACTTTAAAAAGAGTCACTCTTGCCATGTAACAGTAAGTGAAGTCAACACAATTATAAAGCCAATAAAAGACTGTAatacctacattaaaaaaaacattttctggggcacctgggtgactcagtcagttaagcatctgactcttgattttggcttaagcataatctcagggtcccgagatcaagccccgtgttggtcTCCCCATTAAATGTAGAGGCTGcttagattctctttctccttctctcaacCTGTCCTACCCCCTTGGgctctaaaaaaaaccaaaaaattttgccactttcaaaaatacaataaaacaataGTCATATGTCATATGTCTCTCCCAGATAATGGCTCTTACTACCAACCCTATTTACGTATTTAGACTCCAGTGAAATTGTAAGTTCTATGATGGACAGAacggcctttttttttcctttaaaacatgtaaaacaaATAAAGCATTTACTGTATCAGACAGTAAAAACTGTGTCACTAATTGAACTACCTTTATTAATAcaatttttatgagaaaaaaataagtgacatTTCAAACTACTACCATGATTTATAAAATCTATTAATGGGAattagaaatttgaaaatttcCTCTAAGAACCTACCAAGAGTCATTGCTCCCACAACAAAGCCTTGGGCTGCCACACGCATGTGGATCAAGTGAACAGACATTTTAGTATTTCCCCTGCTCTTCAATTTATATAATCCATATGCAACAATTGCTGCAAAACCGGCCATTCCTGTGAAACAAAGAGTCACAAGTATATCATTGCATGGGGTCAGGGAAGCAAGATAACTTTACTATCAATCAATGTAAACCTCTACTATTTTTACAAAGATGTTCTATTGAGACCATTAATTAACTAACACAcaaattgagtttttaattttccctCTTAAAATCCAAAACCCATAATTGATAGTAAACAGTAGCAGATTCAGGAAGTTAAGATCATCTTCAAATTGTGGGCTGTGCAGCCAGGAGGATGCTTTAAGAGTGCCAAGGGAACTCTTCTCTCAGTCCTATTTCCTTCCCTGAGAGGAATCAGTTAACATAGCAGAGACTGTAAT from Neovison vison isolate M4711 chromosome 6, ASM_NN_V1, whole genome shotgun sequence encodes:
- the HIGD1A gene encoding HIG1 domain family member 1A, mitochondrial — translated: MSTSTDVSLSSYDEDQGSKLIRKAKEAPFVPIGMAGFAAIVAYGLYKLKSRGNTKMSVHLIHMRVAAQGFVVGAMTLGMGYSMYKEFWAKPKP